One Camarhynchus parvulus chromosome 26, STF_HiC, whole genome shotgun sequence genomic window carries:
- the BCAS2 gene encoding pre-mRNA-splicing factor SPF27 gives MSGPGLVAGDVVVDALPYFDQGYEAPGVREAAAALVEEETRRYRPTKNYLSYLPAHDYSAFETEIMRNEFERLAARQPLELLSMKRYELPAPSSGQKNDITAWQECVNNSMAQLEHQAVRIENLELMSQHGCNAWKVYNEHLVHMIEQAQKELQKLRKNIQDLNWQRKNMQLTAGAKLREMESTWVSLVSKNYEIERTIVQLENEISQIKQQHGEANKENIQQDFQ, from the exons ATGtcgggcccggggctggtggccGGCGATGTCGTGGTGGACGCGCTGCCCTACTTCGACCAGGGCTACGAGGCGCCGGGCGTGCGGGAGGCG GCCGCGGCTCTGGTGGAGGAGGAGACGCGGCGGTACCGGCCGACCAAGAACTACCTGAGCTACCTGCCCGCGCACGACTACAGCGCCTTCGAG ACCGAGATCATGCGGAACGAGTTCGAGCGCCTGGCGGCCcggcagcccctggagctgctcagtaTGAAGAG GTACGAGCTGCCCGCCCCCTCCTCCGGGCAGAAGAACGACATCACGGCGTGGCAGGAGTGTGTGAACAATtccatggcacagctggagcaccAGGCCGTGCGCATCGAGAACCTGGAGCTCATGTCCCAGCACGGCTGCAACGCCTGGAAGGTGTACAATGA GCACTTGGTTCATATGATAGAACAAGCCCAGAAAGAGCTTCAGAAATTGAG gaaAAACATTCAAGACCTGAACTGGCAGAGGAAGAACATGCAGCTCACAGCTGGGGCTAAGCTGAGAGAGATGGAATCCAC gTGGGTCTCTCTTGTCAGTAAAAATTATGAGATTGAACGAACCATTGtgcagctggaaaatgaaatttcacaAATCAAGCAGCAACATGGGGAAGCAAACAAGGAGAATATCCAGCAAGACTTCCAGTGA